One Purpureocillium takamizusanense chromosome 1, complete sequence genomic window carries:
- a CDS encoding uncharacterized protein (COG:S~EggNog:ENOG503P2JS), translated as MFRRRWSGLPSDASFPSTLRGLGYFINDDDEIRSVEDPDYYFKFFINRNPRICARQRFAFNQAMEDEIHARLESQGLQKVLLPLGATPVDRHVPIFTTTDLKTESRIVVIFGDPSQDLGVVAGRIANGPGGIDQGSMVSVGQKLKEQASSTTDSSPPGIVIANPGQLYWWPEGSRSITITASDAVPLPSLVHYGRMHVTELNSIPGSESRFKHVRYVWDEVLRTMSDDYAKISIIAIGETCETVMEYLNDAKNWDRWADRVSSMVLLGHVYPSDDLTNESFKKFLAERTRAYITSDQPVDTGLATPDGNPNECIPSLGCPCYSSSEPCYSELILIRALPSILGYIELVAQSPDYKNPAVDVIERPQEEKIEVEDDWGKIPEEEKPSISVADQEQILQQVKDLEMEDERDGASPIP; from the exons AtgtttcgtcgtcgttggtccGGCCTGCCCTCGGACGCCTCATTCCCTTCAACCCTTCGAGGGCTTGG ATACTTCAtcaatgatgatgacgaaATACGTTCTGTGGAGGACCCCGACTACTACTTCAAGTTCTTTATCAATCGAAACCCACGCATCTGCGCCCGTCAACGCTTTGCCTTTAATC AAGCCATGGAGGATGAGATTCACGCCCGACTCGAGAGCCAAGGCCTTCAGAAAGTCCTGCTACCTCTGGGCGCCACGCCCGTCGACCGCCACGTGCCGATCTTTACAACTACAGACCTGAAGACCGAATCTCGCATTGTCGTCATCTTCGGGGACCCCTCCCAAGACCTAGGTGTCGTTGCGGGTCGCATAGCCAACGGACCAGGTGGGATCGATCAGGGCAGCATGGTCTCCGTCGGTCAAAAGCTGAAGGAGCAGGCTTCGTCAACTACCGACTCCTCCCCGCCAGGCATCGTGATTGCCAACCCTGGCCAGCTATATTGGTGGCCCGAGGGAAGCAGATCTATCACGATCACGGCTAGTGACGCAGTTCCGCTACCTAGTCTCGTCCATTACGGTCGTATGCATGTCACTGAGCTGAACAGCATACCCGGTAGCGAAAGCCGGTTCAAGCATGTCCGCTACGTCTGGGACGAAGTTCTGCGGACGATGTCGGACGACTATGCTAAGATTAGCATTATTGCCATCGGCGAGACGTGTGAAACCGTTATGGAGTATTTGAACGATGCGAAGAACTGGGATCGCTGGGCCGACAGAGTCAGCTCCATGgttctcctcggccatgtcTACCCCAGTGATGATCTCACGAACGAGTCTTTCAAGAAATTTCTTGCCGAG CGCACCCGAGCCTACATCACGTCGGACCAGCCTGTCGATACGGGACTCGCCACTCCCGATGGTAACCCAAACGAATGCATTCCGAGTCTCGGTTGTCCATGCTATTCATCCTCGGAGCCTTGCTACTCTGAGCTCATCCTTATCCGCGCGCTGCCGTCGATACTCGGCTACATAGAGCTTGTCGCCCAGTCGCCAGACTATAAAAACCCCGCCGTGGATGTGATTGAGCGTCCGCAGGAAGAGAAGATCGAAGTAGAAGATGACTGGGGAAAAATaccggaggaggagaagccgTCAATTTCGGTGGCGGACCAGGAGCAGATTCTCCAACAGGTGAAGGATCTTGAAATGGAGGACGAGCGTGACGGGGCATCTCCCATTCCTTAA
- a CDS encoding uncharacterized protein (EggNog:ENOG503NVKC~COG:O), translated as MGVSELTASAVAQGPIPMGGGIGGGLPSQQSELQNRAGSSNSPFIRSAASGLVKWQLLDNETIERAKRENKLIFIHIGYNACHFCRLMSIESFTNPDCAAVLNEAFIPVIVDREQRPDIDTIYMNYVQAVSNVGGWPLNVFVTPLLEPVFGGTYWPGPGTSRRSTTEHEDESPDFLTILKKVRDIWRDQESRCRKEATEVVAQLREFAAEGTLGTRGITTQQPLAPPGWSTPTPSQAPTPREKDAPVSSELDLDQLEEAYTHIAGTFDPVYGGFGLAPKFLTPPKLAFLLQLGTFPSAVQDVVGEAECKHAAQMAVDTLRKIRDGALHDHVGRTGFARCSVTPDWSIPNFEKLVVDNALLLRLYLDAWVAAGGQTNSEFYNIVSELAEYLTSPPIALPNGGFATSEAADSHYRRGDREKREGAYYLWTRREFDSVLDAADRRISPVAAAHWDVQEDGNVDEDHDPNDDFINNNILRVVKKPEELAQQFNIPVESVEQYIQAAKRELKSRRERERVRPELDDKVVTGWNGLAISGLARAATALESANTELAEKCLTVARAAVGFILANLWDGTSKVLYRVWKEGRDTEGFADDYAYFILGLLDLFDATGDEDLLKFADTLQKTQISLFHDQAGAFFSTTSASSHSILRLKDGMDTSLPSTNAIAASNLFRLGSLLDDERYSALARGTVNAFEAEILQHPWLFPGLLAGVVSARLGCPESSSRAGISYKAVREKA; from the exons ATGGGCGTGTCCGAACtcacggcctcggcggtcGCGCAAGGGCCTATTCCAATGGGAGGAGGCATTGGGGGAGGCTTGCCGAGCCAGCAGTCGGAGTTGCAAAACAGAGCAGGCTCCAGTAACAGCCCATTCATTCGGAGCGCggcgtctggtctggtcaAGTGGCAGCTCTTGGACAACGAGACCATTGAGCGGGCAAAGAGGGAGAACAAGCTCATATTCATCCACATTGGCTACAATGCCTGCCACT TCTGTCGCCTCATGTCCATCGAGTCCTTCACGAACCCCGATTGCGCCGCAGTTCTCAACGAGGCCTTTATCCCTGTCATTGTCGACCGCGAGCAGCGCCCGGACATTGACACGATTTACATGAACTACGTCCAGGCCGTCAGTAACGTGGGAGGATGGCCACTGAACGTGTTTGTTACGCCGTTGCTGGAGCCTGTGTTTGGCGGTACATACTGGCCGGGGCCTGGAACATCACGGCGTTCAACCACTGAGCACGAAGACGAGTCACCCGATTTTTTGACCATACTCAAGAAGGTCCGGGATATTTGGCGCGACCAGGAATCCCGTTGCAGGAAGGAAGCGACTGAAGTCGTGGCGCAGCTGCGAGAATTCGCCGCTGAAGGCACGCTTGGCACCAGAGGTATCACGACTCAGCAGCCGCTCGCCCCCCCTGGTTGGTctacgccgacgccatcacaAGCTCCAACTCCACGCGAGAAGGACGCCCCTGTGTCCAGCGAGCTAGATCTTGACCAGTTGGAAGAGGCCTACACTCACATTGCCGGCACGTTTGACCCCGTCTATGGAGGTTTTGGTCTCGCACCCAAGTTTTTGACGCCACCCAAGCTGGCTTTCCTGCTGCAGCTAGGCACGTTTCCTAGCGCTGTGCAGGATGTCGTTGGCGAGGCCGAGTGCAAGCATGCCGCCCAAATGGCCGTGGACACTCTGCGCAAGATACGCGACGGTGCCTTGCACGACCATGTTGGGCGGACGGGATTCGCTCGATGCTCTGTCACGCCTGACTGGAGCATCCCGAACTTCGAGAAGCTCGTTGTTGACAACGCGTTGCTGCTGAGGCTGTACCTCGACGCTTGGGTGGCTGCTGGAGGCCAGACGAACAGCGAGTTTTACAACATCGTAAGCGAACTGGCTGAGTACTTGACATCGCCTCCAATTGCCTTGCCGAACGGTGGCTTTGCTACaagcgaggccgccgactcgcATTACCGGAGAGGCGACAGAGAGAAGCGGGAGGGTGCCTACTATCTTTGGACAAGACGAGAATTTGACTCGGTTTTGGACGCCGCCGATAGGCGCATTAGCCCCGTGGCAGCCGCCCACTGGGATGTTCAGGAAGACGGAAATGTTGACGAGGACCATGACCCCAATGACGACTTTATCAACAATAACATCCTGAGAGTCGTCAAGAAGCCCGAAGAACTTGCTCAGCAGTTCAATATTCCAGTCGAGTCAGTGGAGCAGTACATTCAGGCGGCGAAAAGAGAACTCAAGTCTaggcgcgagcgcgagcgagTGCGACCAGAGCTCGATGACAAGGTCGTTACAGGCTGGAACGGCCTAGCAATATCCGGGCTGGCCAGAGCGGCGACCGCCCTGGAGAGTGCGAATACGGAGCTGGCAGAGAAATGTCTTACTGTGGCGAGAGCCGCGGTTGGCTTCATCCTCGCGAACCTCTGGGACGGCACCTCCAAGGTCTTGTATCGGGTATGGAAGGAGGGGCGCGATACAGAGGGATTCGCCGACGATTACGCTTACTTCATCCTTGGCCTTCTCGACCTGTTTGACGCCACTGGCGATGAAGACCTCCTTAAGTTTGCCGACACGCTACAAA AAACCCAAATCAGCCTCTTTCACGACCAGGCTGGTGCCTTCTTTTCTACGACGAGCGCGTCATCGCACAGCATTCTCCGCCTCAAGGATGGCATGGACACTTCCCTTCCCTCgaccaacgccatcgccgcgtcGAACCTCTTCCGTTTGGGGTCACTTCTTGATGACGAGCGCTACTCTGCGCTGGCTCGGGGGACCGTCAACGCCTTTGAGGCGGAGATCCTGCAGCACCCCTGGTTGTTCCCGGGCCTGTTAGCGGGTGTGGTATCAGCGAGGTTGGGATGCCCTGAAAGCAGCTCGCGGGCAGGCATCAGTTACAAGGCCGTGAGGGAGAAGGCCTGA
- a CDS encoding uncharacterized protein (EggNog:ENOG503P2JT), whose translation MRRESPMPRNDGSASATPLAGSGRPIISRNTSANTNTAVLRDASGSSPRPPNVSRATDQAGGRKRLSSMPIGPPAAKSTEPSMASRADQDGAVSPGPAESNSTTSSDEDESSPAQSRIIRRPPRFQQQEAAEAYQDEDEDGSEPAFQPYQAQPDQVSAQDLASTLKGDGHPPSKPRSNIVGRDAIHQSQTSDSSAGSAHMQRHGKAREQRGTGPLSPRRKAELAGRSPGGKAKASSREGSDGTPSMGSSFSDLDDASVTQSALEDALASQMNRGAISSRFSISGAFRSRYAPGSNK comes from the exons ATGCGTCGCGAGTCGCCTATGCCCCGCAACGATGgcagcgcgtcggcgacgcctctCGCCGGCTCCGGAAGGCCTATTATTTCCCGCAACACGTCTGCTAATACCAACACCGCTGTGCTGAGGGATGCCAGCGGCTCGTCCCCCAGGCCGCCTAATGTCAGCCGCGCAACAGACCAGGCAGGCGGTCGAAAGCGCCTTTCATCCATGCCCATCGGGCCACCAGCCGCCAAGTCAACTGAGCCATCGATGGCGTCCCGAGCCGATCAAGACGGCGCGGTGTCCCCTGGCCCTGCAGAGTCCAACTCTACAACATCATCTGATGAAGACGAGTCGAGCCCGGCGCAATCTCGCATCatccgccggccgccccgtttccagcagcaggaggcggcggaagcTTAccaagacgaagacgaagacggctCTGAGCCAGCCTTTCAGCCATACCAAGCCCAGCCGGATCAAGTTTCTGCGCAAGACTTGGCGTCGACCCTGAAAGGCGATGGTCACCCACCATCCAAGCCCAGGTCCAATATTGTCGGCCGAGATGCCATACATCAGTCGCAGACGTCCGACTCCTCCGCTGGATCTGCGCATATGCAACGCCATGGGAAAGCCCGGGAGCAACGAGGCACAGGCCCACTTTCCCCTCGTCGAaaggccgagctggccggccgcagTCCTGGCGGCAAAGCAAAAGCCAGCTCGCGCGaaggcagcgacggcacTCCCAGCATGGGAAGCAGCTTTAGCGACCTGGATG ATGCGTCTGTCACGCAGTCGGCGCTGGAGGATGCTCTTGCCAGTCAAATGAATCGTGGTGCCATCAGCAGCCGCTTCAGCATCAGCGGTGCATTCCGCAGCCGTTACGCACCAGGCTCTAACAAGTGA